In Rhodobacter sp. 24-YEA-8, the following are encoded in one genomic region:
- a CDS encoding Hint domain-containing protein, translating to MTSFPDQSPSQDQRAATAAGAAPGQACQVFAAGDIFVSSGVNSGDGLGLPDEVESGDIYQLELGAAPSRLLLEAAADCGAQRVAPGSAVGQAGDLVQLVARYTLMADDGDRVELLLIRIGQDGADALWVLPLSPVSDRAEYALLAVEVSPRDARLTAMMSLSFARGTRISLASGRMVAIETLRPGMKLLTRDHGPQELRHIGRASLRAIGAFAPVVILAGTFGNSGDLFVGQHHRMFLYQRHKLPGLATSELLVQARHLVDEEHVFIREAGVTDWFSLIFDQHEIIYAEGIPVESLMVNDATISRLPPQFASEVRAQFPGLAHLQHFGTEAGRQFLDSIGGPTHWRSRGASGKSRAGAVTNDSGAERDTAPGVSGQSSEDRTRPG from the coding sequence ATGACTTCTTTCCCCGACCAGAGCCCCAGCCAGGACCAGCGCGCCGCAACAGCGGCTGGCGCGGCGCCCGGGCAGGCCTGTCAGGTTTTCGCCGCCGGGGATATTTTCGTCTCTTCCGGTGTGAACAGCGGTGACGGGCTTGGCCTGCCCGATGAGGTTGAAAGCGGCGACATCTATCAGCTTGAGCTGGGCGCAGCCCCGTCGCGCCTGCTGCTTGAGGCCGCCGCTGACTGCGGCGCGCAGCGGGTTGCCCCCGGCTCTGCCGTCGGTCAGGCGGGCGATCTCGTGCAGCTGGTCGCGCGTTATACCCTGATGGCCGATGATGGCGACCGGGTGGAGCTTTTGCTGATCCGGATCGGCCAGGACGGGGCGGACGCGCTTTGGGTACTGCCGCTGTCTCCGGTTTCGGACCGCGCGGAATATGCGCTTCTGGCGGTTGAGGTCTCGCCCCGCGATGCCCGGCTGACGGCGATGATGAGCCTCTCCTTCGCGCGCGGCACCAGGATCTCGCTCGCGAGCGGTCGCATGGTCGCGATCGAGACGCTGCGCCCGGGGATGAAGCTTCTGACCCGCGATCATGGCCCGCAGGAATTGCGCCATATCGGGCGGGCAAGCCTGCGCGCCATCGGGGCCTTCGCGCCGGTGGTGATCCTGGCCGGCACATTTGGGAATTCAGGCGATCTGTTCGTCGGCCAGCATCACAGGATGTTCCTCTACCAGCGTCATAAACTGCCGGGGCTGGCCACGTCGGAACTGCTGGTCCAGGCCCGTCATCTTGTTGATGAAGAACATGTTTTCATCCGAGAAGCGGGTGTGACCGACTGGTTCAGCCTGATCTTCGACCAGCATGAGATCATCTATGCCGAGGGTATCCCGGTCGAAAGCCTGATGGTCAATGACGCCACCATCTCGCGTCTGCCACCGCAATTCGCCTCGGAGGTGCGGGCACAGTTTCCCGGCCTTGCCCATCTGCAGCATTTCGGGACCGAGGCAGGGCGGCAATTCCTCGATTCCATCGGCGGCCCGACACATTGGCGCAGCCGTGGCGCAAGCGGCAAAAGCCGGGCCGGTGCTGTCACAAACGATTCGGGCGCAGAACGGGACACAGCGCCCGGCGTCTCCGGACAAAGCAGCGAAGACCGCACCAGGCCCGGCTGA
- a CDS encoding SDR family oxidoreductase: MDLGIRGKTALVTAASKGLGRGCAEALAAAGVDLVICARGEAALVKTASELSETYGVSVTPVVADITDATARARVLEAAGAVDILVTNAGGPPPGVWSDWDRDDFIRALDANMLTPIALMQATVPGMMERGWGRVVNITSASVRAPVDVLGLSNTARTGLTGFVAGTARQVAGKGVAINNLLPGIHATDRAVALDQGLADKTGLSPEEAKRQREATIPVQRYGTAAEFGATCAFLCSVHAGFIIGQNILADGGATNLTI, encoded by the coding sequence ATGGATCTGGGCATCAGAGGTAAGACCGCGCTGGTCACGGCGGCGTCTAAGGGGCTTGGCCGGGGCTGTGCGGAGGCATTGGCGGCGGCGGGGGTCGATCTGGTGATTTGCGCACGCGGCGAGGCGGCTTTGGTGAAGACTGCTTCGGAATTGTCTGAAACCTATGGGGTTTCGGTGACGCCGGTGGTGGCCGATATCACCGATGCGACGGCGCGGGCGCGGGTGCTGGAGGCCGCCGGCGCGGTGGATATTCTGGTGACCAATGCAGGCGGCCCGCCTCCGGGTGTCTGGAGCGACTGGGACCGCGACGATTTCATCCGCGCGCTTGATGCGAATATGCTGACACCGATCGCGCTGATGCAGGCGACGGTGCCGGGGATGATGGAGCGGGGCTGGGGCCGGGTGGTCAATATCACCTCGGCTTCGGTCCGGGCGCCGGTGGATGTGCTGGGTCTTTCCAACACCGCGCGCACCGGGCTGACCGGTTTTGTCGCCGGAACTGCGCGCCAGGTGGCGGGGAAGGGGGTTGCGATCAACAATCTTCTGCCCGGCATCCATGCCACCGACCGCGCTGTCGCGCTGGATCAGGGCCTGGCGGACAAAACCGGGCTCAGCCCTGAGGAGGCGAAGCGCCAGCGCGAAGCCACGATCCCGGTGCAGCGCTATGGCACGGCGGCGGAATTCGGGGCGACCTGTGCCTTCCTCTGTTCCGTCCATGCCGGGTTCATCATCGGGCAGAATATCCTCGCGGATGGCGGGGCGACCAATCTGACGATCTGA
- a CDS encoding YafY family protein — translation MKRDARLYDLVQILRDGKLHTAEELAASLGVSTRTVWRDMAMMAATGLPVTGERGLGYILRSPLMLPPTVLTPDELEALACGLRHVEANDPGLARAARNLLYKITTLLPQAGIGPDDMDPADE, via the coding sequence ATGAAACGCGATGCCCGGCTTTACGACCTCGTGCAGATCCTGCGCGACGGCAAGCTGCATACGGCGGAAGAGCTGGCGGCCAGCCTTGGCGTCTCGACCCGCACGGTCTGGCGTGACATGGCGATGATGGCGGCGACCGGGCTGCCGGTGACAGGCGAACGCGGGCTGGGCTATATCCTGCGCTCGCCGCTGATGCTGCCGCCGACCGTTCTGACGCCCGACGAGCTGGAAGCCCTGGCCTGCGGGCTCAGACATGTCGAGGCCAATGATCCCGGCCTCGCACGCGCCGCGCGCAATCTGCTTTACAAGATCACGACGCTGTTGCCCCAGGCCGGGATTGGACCCGACGATATGGACCCGGCGGATGAATGA
- a CDS encoding twin-arginine translocase TatA/TatE family subunit, translating into MLQNIGLPGLLLIAVVVLVLFGKGKVSSLMGEVGKGITAFKKGVSDGTAEIEKERAEAAKDVTPAETAAKDKV; encoded by the coding sequence ATGCTTCAGAATATCGGCCTTCCCGGCCTCCTGCTTATCGCCGTTGTTGTTCTCGTGCTCTTTGGCAAGGGCAAAGTATCCTCGCTGATGGGCGAGGTCGGCAAAGGCATCACCGCCTTCAAGAAAGGCGTGTCCGATGGCACTGCCGAGATCGAGAAAGAGCGCGCCGAGGCTGCCAAGGACGTGACCCCGGCCGAGACGGCAGCAAAAGACAAGGTCTGA